A genome region from Baekduia alba includes the following:
- a CDS encoding NADPH-dependent FMN reductase, with product MSAPFVVGIGGTTRPSSTSERALAVALDAAAAHGAEVATFTAQQLELPMYAPERGEVSADARAFLDALVRADGLVIASPGYHGSISGLLKNALDYTEELRDHERPYFDGLPVGCVVCAAGWQSGTTTLTTLRSIVHALRGWPTPLGVAINSALPVFGPDGAPSDEGVARQLAIVGQQVAEFAHLRATVPSTTFQASQA from the coding sequence ATGAGCGCGCCGTTCGTCGTCGGCATCGGCGGCACGACCCGGCCGTCGTCGACCTCCGAGCGCGCGCTGGCCGTCGCGCTCGACGCCGCGGCCGCGCACGGGGCGGAGGTCGCGACGTTCACCGCCCAGCAGCTCGAGCTGCCGATGTACGCCCCCGAGCGCGGCGAGGTGTCGGCCGACGCCCGCGCGTTCCTCGACGCGCTCGTCCGCGCCGACGGCCTGGTCATCGCCTCGCCGGGCTACCACGGCAGCATCTCCGGGCTGTTGAAGAACGCGCTCGACTACACAGAAGAGCTGCGCGACCACGAGCGCCCGTACTTCGACGGTCTGCCGGTCGGCTGCGTCGTCTGCGCCGCCGGCTGGCAATCGGGCACGACGACGCTGACGACGCTGCGCTCGATCGTCCACGCGCTGCGCGGTTGGCCCACCCCTTTGGGCGTCGCCATCAACTCGGCGCTGCCGGTCTTCGGACCCGACGGCGCGCCGAGCGACGAGGGCGTGGCGCGCCAGCTGGCGATCGTCGGCCAGCAGGTCGCCGAGTTCGCGCACCTGCGCGCCACCGTGCCCAGCACCACCTTCCAGGCCAGCCAGGCCTGA
- a CDS encoding LLM class flavin-dependent oxidoreductase — translation MKVIVWPGTMIRATAEERSRLRPIGRNRERYGAMLAELEQLAVMADDAGLHGFGTTEHHLHTEGGESLPNALLFYAKLAARTRQLRFIPLSLVLPARDPIRTAEDLALFDQMYPGRIAACFARGYQTRWMQTLTQSDAIVSGPRDPHADAINREIFDEHLEVMLKAWTEDGFRYEGKHYQVPFPASGIAGWQALDWTREFGGDGEVDEAGLIRRVGVVPPPRSEPHPPVFVPYTLSEQTLDDAARRGFGVFIYDGRPQRFTPACERYRDQAREHGRDLALGEGVVAVRKIFLGDSFEEAMDIATNTAGFWFHRYFSRFGFAEANRTDRDDPKQMVRFSSDRECAERMFETKQLLAGTPDEVADQLADLQRCHADGKLEYLAWEFLTTGTYPVEEQQRQMDLFANQVLPRFA, via the coding sequence ATGAAGGTCATCGTGTGGCCCGGGACGATGATCCGGGCGACCGCCGAAGAGCGCTCCCGGTTGCGGCCGATCGGTCGTAACCGGGAGCGCTACGGCGCCATGCTCGCCGAGCTCGAGCAGCTGGCGGTGATGGCCGACGACGCCGGCCTGCACGGCTTCGGGACCACCGAACACCACCTGCACACCGAAGGCGGGGAGTCGCTGCCCAACGCCCTGCTCTTCTACGCCAAGCTCGCGGCGCGCACCCGGCAGCTGCGCTTCATCCCGCTGTCGCTCGTGCTCCCGGCGCGCGACCCGATCCGGACGGCCGAGGACCTCGCGCTCTTCGACCAGATGTACCCGGGGCGCATCGCCGCGTGCTTCGCCCGCGGCTACCAGACGCGCTGGATGCAGACGCTGACCCAGAGCGACGCGATCGTCTCCGGGCCGCGCGACCCCCACGCCGACGCGATCAACCGCGAGATCTTCGACGAGCACCTCGAGGTCATGCTGAAGGCGTGGACCGAGGATGGGTTCCGCTACGAGGGCAAGCACTACCAGGTGCCGTTCCCGGCGAGCGGGATCGCCGGCTGGCAGGCGCTGGACTGGACCCGCGAGTTCGGTGGCGACGGAGAGGTCGACGAGGCGGGTCTGATCCGGCGCGTCGGCGTCGTCCCGCCGCCGCGCAGCGAGCCGCACCCGCCGGTGTTCGTCCCCTACACCTTGTCGGAGCAGACGCTCGACGACGCCGCCCGGCGCGGTTTCGGCGTCTTCATCTACGACGGGCGGCCGCAGCGCTTCACGCCCGCGTGCGAGCGCTACCGCGACCAGGCGCGCGAGCACGGTCGCGACCTCGCGCTCGGCGAGGGCGTGGTGGCCGTGCGCAAGATCTTCCTCGGCGACAGCTTCGAGGAGGCGATGGACATCGCCACCAACACGGCCGGCTTCTGGTTCCACCGCTACTTCAGCCGCTTCGGCTTCGCCGAGGCCAACCGCACGGACCGCGACGACCCCAAGCAGATGGTGCGCTTCTCCAGCGACCGCGAGTGCGCGGAGCGGATGTTCGAGACCAAGCAGCTGCTGGCCGGCACGCCCGACGAGGTCGCCGACCAGCTCGCGGACCTGCAGCGCTGCCACGCCGACGGCAAGTTGGAGTACCTGGCCTGGGAGTTCCTGACCACCGGCACCTACCCGGTCGAGGAGCAGCAGCGCCAGATGGACCTGTTCGCCAACCAGGTGCTGCCGAGGTTCGCGTGA
- the hpaD gene encoding 3,4-dihydroxyphenylacetate 2,3-dioxygenase, which yields MAVTRVGHVELFSADLDRSADFYVDVLGLIETERDDDHVYLRCLEDREHHTLILTRAAGNGLGHIGFRVDDPADLDALAAAYRADGIDVVEVDAEEERAQGPAIRLRDPLGFPVEFYHRVEPVARTLRTHGNRGPSRLDHLNLRLPGPVDAGVAYYRERLGFLISEYALHPDGTTFAAWLHRKQTTHDVALVQGPGTLIHHVGLYVPESHDVLHVADRMAARGMQAQIEFGPGRHGITNAFFSYIRDPDDNRIEIYSGDYLIPDPDFEPVAWTAEEFEATGRLAWGARPPASMYEGQPVADWSRPPARASA from the coding sequence ATGGCAGTGACCCGCGTCGGCCACGTCGAGCTGTTCAGCGCCGACCTCGACCGCAGCGCCGACTTCTACGTCGACGTCCTCGGCCTGATCGAGACCGAGCGCGACGACGACCACGTCTACCTGCGCTGCCTGGAGGACCGCGAGCACCACACGCTGATCCTCACGCGCGCGGCGGGCAACGGGCTCGGCCACATCGGCTTCCGGGTCGACGACCCCGCCGACCTCGACGCGCTGGCGGCCGCCTACCGCGCCGACGGCATCGACGTCGTCGAGGTCGACGCCGAGGAGGAGCGCGCCCAAGGACCGGCGATCCGGCTGCGCGACCCGCTCGGCTTCCCGGTCGAGTTCTACCACCGCGTCGAGCCCGTCGCGCGGACGCTGCGCACCCACGGCAACCGCGGGCCGAGCCGGCTCGACCACCTCAACCTGCGGCTTCCCGGGCCGGTCGACGCGGGCGTCGCCTACTACCGCGAGCGCCTCGGGTTCCTGATCTCCGAGTACGCGCTGCACCCGGACGGGACGACGTTCGCGGCGTGGCTGCACCGCAAGCAGACCACCCATGACGTCGCGCTCGTCCAGGGCCCCGGGACGCTCATCCACCACGTCGGGCTCTACGTGCCCGAGAGCCACGACGTCCTGCACGTCGCCGATCGCATGGCCGCGCGCGGCATGCAGGCGCAGATCGAGTTCGGGCCCGGCCGGCACGGCATCACCAACGCGTTCTTCTCCTACATCCGCGACCCGGACGACAACCGCATCGAGATCTACTCGGGCGACTACCTGATCCCGGACCCCGACTTCGAGCCGGTGGCGTGGACCGCCGAGGAGTTCGAGGCGACCGGGCGGCTGGCGTGGGGCGCGCGGCCGCCGGCCTCGATGTACGAGGGGCAGCCGGTCGCGGACTGGTCGCGGCCGCCGGCCAGGGCGAGCGCGTGA
- a CDS encoding VOC family protein has product MSRRHLISQLAHVEVLSPKPAETVAFLHDVLGLEANGQAGQSAFLRGWGDLFHHSLKVTEAPNAGLGHIGWRAGGAEELRIAAQLLADGGHGEGWTEGDTGHGPAYRFRNPEGHVNEVFWDVEWFEADAAQRSPLPNRPQKFQPRGAAVRRIDHVTVFCNDVAANREFYCDLGWKHMESTHLDADDREVAAFASTGPMAHDIGLIGDRSGGRGRLNHFAFWLDTREDVLRAADVMRDAGAFIENGPGRHGIGEAFFLYVREPGGNRIELFSGGYQVFAPDWGPIRWKASQRGDSYWLGHFDETLNQYGTPDVPVPAQDVAAVGE; this is encoded by the coding sequence ATGTCCCGTCGTCATCTGATCTCGCAGCTCGCCCACGTGGAGGTGCTGTCGCCCAAGCCCGCCGAGACCGTCGCGTTCCTCCACGACGTGCTCGGGCTGGAGGCCAACGGGCAGGCGGGCCAGTCGGCGTTCCTGCGCGGCTGGGGCGATCTCTTCCACCACAGCCTCAAGGTCACCGAGGCGCCGAACGCCGGCCTCGGCCACATCGGCTGGCGGGCGGGCGGCGCCGAGGAGCTCAGGATCGCGGCTCAGCTGCTCGCCGACGGCGGCCACGGCGAGGGCTGGACCGAGGGCGACACCGGCCACGGCCCGGCCTACCGCTTCCGCAACCCCGAAGGCCACGTCAACGAGGTCTTCTGGGACGTCGAGTGGTTCGAGGCCGACGCCGCGCAGCGGTCGCCGCTGCCCAACCGCCCGCAGAAGTTCCAGCCGCGCGGGGCCGCCGTGCGGCGCATCGACCACGTCACGGTGTTCTGCAACGACGTCGCCGCCAACCGCGAGTTCTACTGCGACCTGGGCTGGAAGCACATGGAGAGCACGCACCTCGACGCCGACGACCGCGAGGTCGCGGCGTTCGCCTCCACCGGGCCGATGGCCCACGACATCGGGCTGATCGGCGACCGCAGCGGCGGGCGCGGGCGCCTCAACCACTTCGCCTTCTGGCTCGACACGCGCGAGGACGTCCTGCGCGCGGCCGACGTGATGCGCGACGCGGGCGCGTTCATCGAGAACGGCCCAGGCCGCCACGGCATCGGCGAGGCGTTCTTCCTCTACGTCCGCGAGCCGGGCGGCAACCGCATCGAGCTCTTCTCGGGCGGCTACCAGGTCTTCGCGCCCGACTGGGGCCCGATCCGCTGGAAGGCCTCGCAGCGCGGCGACTCCTACTGGCTGGGGCACTTCGACGAGACGCTCAACCAGTACGGGACGCCCGACGTGCCGGTCCCCGCGCAGGACGTCGCGGCGGTCGGCGAATGA
- a CDS encoding alpha/beta fold hydrolase, with translation MTVSATTAQRTAWLDLAGLPFAQRWIDAGGIRTRVVEAGEGEPLILLHGTGGHAEAYSRNLAAHAERFHVVAVDLLAHGYTDAPGRPCEIPDYVAHLGAVLDALDLEWAHLSGESLGGWVAAWFASEHPERVGRLLLNTPGGATADEAVLDRLRGLTREAMLTPTAETVRRRLEWLMAHPETVTPELVAIRQAIYDRPVFQDAIDDRLVLLELDTRRRNLLTGERLARIGAPTLVLWTTHDPMADVPVGEWFAEAIPDARLVVMRDCGHWPQFEQPDTFNDISLAFLDSERARA, from the coding sequence ATGACTGTCTCAGCCACCACCGCGCAGCGCACCGCCTGGCTCGACCTCGCCGGCCTGCCGTTCGCCCAGCGCTGGATCGATGCCGGTGGCATCCGGACGCGGGTGGTCGAGGCCGGCGAAGGCGAGCCGCTGATCCTGCTGCACGGCACCGGCGGGCACGCCGAGGCGTACTCGCGCAACCTCGCCGCCCACGCCGAGCGCTTCCACGTCGTCGCCGTCGACCTGCTCGCCCACGGGTACACCGACGCGCCCGGCCGGCCGTGCGAGATCCCCGACTACGTCGCCCACCTCGGCGCGGTGCTCGACGCCCTCGACCTCGAGTGGGCCCACCTCTCCGGTGAGTCCCTGGGCGGCTGGGTCGCCGCGTGGTTCGCCAGCGAGCACCCCGAGCGCGTCGGGCGGCTGCTGCTCAACACGCCCGGCGGCGCGACCGCGGACGAGGCGGTGCTGGACCGGCTGCGCGGGCTGACGCGCGAGGCGATGCTGACGCCGACCGCCGAGACCGTGCGCCGCCGGCTGGAGTGGCTGATGGCCCACCCCGAGACCGTGACGCCCGAGCTCGTGGCGATCCGGCAGGCGATCTACGACCGCCCCGTCTTCCAGGACGCGATCGACGACCGCCTCGTCCTGCTCGAGCTCGATACGCGCCGGCGCAACCTCCTGACCGGGGAGCGCCTGGCGCGGATCGGGGCGCCGACGCTGGTGCTCTGGACGACGCACGACCCGATGGCCGACGTGCCCGTCGGCGAGTGGTTCGCCGAGGCCATCCCCGACGCGCGCCTCGTCGTCATGCGCGACTGCGGCCACTGGCCGCAGTTCGAGCAGCCCGACACCTTCAACGACATCAGCCTCGCGTTCCTCGACTCCGAGCGGGCGCGGGCGTGA
- a CDS encoding LLM class flavin-dependent oxidoreductase, with translation MKFNFFHLMPYPYLPDEYDDFPASALIWPNKHFDPKLGRDLYHRYLDELEHADQVGFDGIVVNEHHQTMYGLMPSPNIIVGALSRRTSNAKILVLGNQIALRRNPIRVAEELAMLDHLSDGRLISGFVRGIGWEYFNQNVDPNQSRGRFNEAHDLIVKAWTSDEIFDWYGEHYEFRYVNIWPKPLQSPHPPIYVPGTGSADTMRFCARNHYPYSAVFAPAKVVGKWFDTYRDACEEEGYKADPEDIGFTVPVIVADTDEEAYKLGKQHVEWLFHKGLRLEIPAILNPPGYVTPKSFEGLLRSGVKYFQEITYDELLDLGYAIVGSPATVGDKIEALRQDLGFGAFSGLFSVGDMAAEDVKRSTDLFAEQVMPRFRTAAAGAAAGAAA, from the coding sequence ATGAAGTTCAACTTCTTTCACCTGATGCCGTACCCGTACCTCCCGGACGAGTACGACGACTTCCCCGCCAGCGCGCTGATCTGGCCCAACAAGCACTTCGACCCCAAGCTCGGGCGCGACCTGTACCACCGCTACCTCGACGAGCTGGAGCACGCCGACCAGGTCGGCTTCGACGGCATCGTCGTCAACGAGCACCACCAGACCATGTACGGGTTGATGCCCAGCCCGAACATCATCGTCGGCGCGCTGTCGCGGCGCACGAGCAACGCCAAGATCCTGGTGCTGGGCAACCAGATCGCGCTGCGCCGCAACCCGATCCGCGTCGCCGAGGAGCTGGCGATGCTCGACCACCTCAGCGACGGGCGCCTGATCTCGGGCTTCGTGCGCGGCATCGGCTGGGAGTACTTCAACCAGAACGTGGACCCCAACCAGTCGCGCGGGCGGTTCAACGAGGCGCACGACCTGATCGTCAAGGCGTGGACGTCCGACGAGATCTTCGACTGGTACGGCGAGCACTACGAGTTCCGCTACGTGAACATCTGGCCCAAGCCGCTGCAGAGCCCGCACCCGCCGATCTACGTCCCCGGCACCGGCAGCGCGGACACGATGCGCTTCTGCGCGCGCAACCACTACCCATACTCGGCCGTCTTCGCGCCGGCCAAGGTGGTCGGGAAGTGGTTCGACACCTACCGCGACGCGTGCGAGGAGGAGGGCTACAAGGCCGATCCGGAGGACATCGGCTTCACGGTTCCGGTCATCGTCGCCGACACCGACGAAGAGGCCTACAAGCTGGGCAAGCAGCACGTCGAGTGGCTGTTCCACAAGGGCCTGCGGCTGGAGATCCCGGCGATCCTCAACCCGCCCGGCTACGTGACGCCCAAGTCGTTCGAGGGCCTGCTGCGCTCGGGCGTCAAGTACTTCCAGGAGATCACCTACGACGAGCTCCTCGACCTGGGCTACGCGATCGTCGGCAGCCCGGCGACCGTCGGCGACAAGATCGAGGCGCTGCGCCAGGACCTCGGCTTCGGCGCGTTCTCCGGGCTGTTCTCGGTCGGCGACATGGCGGCCGAGGACGTCAAGCGCAGCACCGACCTGTTCGCCGAGCAGGTGATGCCGCGGTTCCGGACGGCGGCCGCGGGCGCGGCCGCAGGCGCGGCGGCCTGA
- a CDS encoding cyclase family protein: MSGERFAFGGRDVRVIDLSRRLSNATAGFEPNPHSITYVDHAESVRQIGARLGSEDLWRDGLGGAAETVELTTHSGTHVDAPYHYGPLSGGAPARRVDQLPLRWFMGPGVLLDFTAKPVGAGIDADDVRAELARIGHVLSPYDIVLLHTGASVGFAEPGYPNRQPGLRRSATQLLVEAGVRLIGIDAWGLDRPFDVMVAEARSGDREQFWESHYFGTEQEYAQIEQLCHLDRLPAPTGFLVLALPVLIADASASWSRVVAIVDDER; the protein is encoded by the coding sequence GTGAGCGGCGAGCGCTTCGCGTTCGGCGGTCGCGACGTCCGCGTCATCGACCTCAGCCGGCGGCTGAGCAACGCGACCGCCGGCTTCGAGCCCAACCCGCACAGCATCACCTACGTCGACCACGCCGAGTCGGTGCGTCAGATCGGCGCGCGGCTGGGGTCCGAGGACCTCTGGCGCGACGGCCTCGGCGGGGCGGCGGAGACCGTCGAGCTCACGACGCACTCGGGAACGCACGTCGACGCCCCGTATCACTACGGACCGCTCTCCGGTGGCGCGCCGGCGCGCCGCGTCGACCAGCTGCCGCTGCGCTGGTTCATGGGCCCCGGCGTCCTGCTGGACTTCACGGCCAAGCCGGTCGGGGCCGGGATCGATGCCGACGACGTCCGCGCCGAGCTCGCGCGCATCGGCCACGTCCTGTCGCCCTACGACATCGTGTTGCTCCACACGGGCGCCTCTGTGGGCTTCGCCGAGCCCGGCTATCCCAACCGCCAGCCGGGACTGCGTCGCTCGGCGACGCAGCTGCTGGTCGAGGCCGGCGTCCGGCTGATCGGCATCGACGCCTGGGGGCTGGACCGGCCGTTCGACGTGATGGTGGCCGAGGCGCGCTCCGGTGATCGCGAGCAGTTCTGGGAGTCGCACTACTTCGGCACCGAGCAGGAGTACGCGCAGATCGAGCAGCTCTGCCACCTGGACCGGCTGCCCGCCCCGACCGGGTTCCTCGTGCTCGCGCTCCCGGTGCTGATCGCCGACGCCAGCGCGTCCTGGTCGCGCGTGGTGGCGATCGTCGACGACGAGCGCTAG
- a CDS encoding IclR family transcriptional regulator: MASVGPTQRNAPSVLGRAFAVLDAFGAADGRSLSLSAIARRAGLPKSTAHRIVAQLLDWGALSRDGDLLRLGPRLFELGTLGAQTRDLREAAMPAMQVLYAATRETVHLGAREDTDVLYVEKLHGHRPSGASTRLGGRMPLRSTGLGKAILAFSPVAVVDAALATPVVTPTVHTVTDPVALRAELDEIRRTGVAFDRGETLTQVACAAAPIVAPGGLAVGALSITAPVARFDAHRFATAVRSGAVAVSRAL; the protein is encoded by the coding sequence ATGGCAAGCGTCGGTCCCACCCAGCGGAACGCGCCCTCGGTCCTCGGCCGCGCGTTCGCCGTGCTCGACGCCTTCGGCGCCGCCGACGGCCGCTCGCTGAGCCTCAGCGCGATCGCCCGCCGGGCGGGCCTCCCGAAGTCCACCGCCCACCGGATCGTCGCCCAGCTGCTGGACTGGGGCGCGCTCTCGCGCGACGGCGACCTCCTGCGCCTCGGCCCACGGCTGTTCGAGCTCGGCACGCTCGGGGCCCAGACGCGGGACCTGCGCGAGGCCGCGATGCCCGCCATGCAGGTCCTCTACGCCGCGACGCGCGAGACCGTGCATCTGGGCGCGCGCGAGGACACCGACGTGCTGTACGTCGAGAAGCTGCACGGCCACCGGCCGTCCGGCGCCTCGACGCGCCTCGGCGGCCGGATGCCGCTGCGCAGCACGGGGCTCGGCAAGGCGATCCTCGCGTTCTCCCCCGTGGCGGTCGTCGACGCCGCGCTCGCGACGCCGGTCGTCACGCCGACCGTCCACACCGTCACCGACCCCGTCGCCCTGCGGGCCGAGCTGGACGAGATCCGGCGCACCGGCGTCGCGTTCGACCGCGGCGAGACGCTCACGCAGGTGGCCTGCGCCGCCGCGCCCATCGTCGCGCCCGGCGGCCTGGCGGTCGGCGCGCTGTCGATCACCGCGCCGGTCGCCCGCTTCGACGCCCACCGCTTCGCGACCGCCGTGCGCTCCGGCGCGGTCGCCGTCTCGCGCGCGCTCTAG
- a CDS encoding alpha/beta fold hydrolase translates to MAENTIAQPAGVRSETLDAGEGRTIHLQRGGDGPPLLFLHGAGAAGQWSAAHVALAERFEVIATEHPGFGRSSLLEELKDMDDLVYFYLDLLDRLELERVVLVGESLGGWLAAEIAAHSPHRVERLVLIGAPGLRVPEAPPFDVFLATPQELGAALFHDPAIAAQMFGGEPTIEMIVGAYAEASAFARYGFSPFLNNPKLERRLGRITAPTLLLWADDDRIVGRTHGERYAAGIPDARLQVIEDCGHAVTAERPEAAAAAVLAFTA, encoded by the coding sequence GTGGCCGAGAACACCATCGCCCAGCCGGCGGGCGTGCGCAGCGAGACGCTCGACGCCGGCGAGGGCCGAACGATCCACCTCCAGCGTGGGGGTGACGGCCCGCCGCTGTTGTTCCTGCACGGCGCCGGCGCGGCCGGCCAGTGGTCGGCCGCGCACGTCGCGCTGGCCGAGCGCTTCGAGGTGATCGCGACCGAGCATCCGGGCTTCGGCCGCTCCTCGCTGCTCGAGGAGCTCAAGGACATGGACGACCTCGTGTACTTCTACCTCGACCTGCTCGACCGGCTCGAGCTGGAGCGGGTGGTCCTCGTCGGCGAGTCGCTCGGCGGCTGGCTGGCGGCCGAGATCGCCGCGCACTCCCCGCATCGCGTCGAGCGCCTGGTGCTCATCGGGGCGCCCGGCCTGCGCGTCCCGGAGGCGCCGCCGTTCGACGTGTTCCTGGCGACGCCGCAGGAGCTCGGCGCCGCGCTGTTCCACGACCCGGCGATCGCCGCGCAGATGTTCGGCGGCGAGCCCACGATCGAGATGATCGTCGGCGCCTACGCCGAGGCGTCGGCCTTCGCCCGCTACGGGTTCTCGCCGTTCCTCAACAACCCCAAGCTGGAGCGTCGCCTGGGCCGGATCACCGCGCCCACGCTGCTGCTGTGGGCCGACGACGACCGCATCGTCGGCCGCACGCACGGCGAGCGCTACGCGGCCGGCATCCCCGACGCCCGGCTGCAGGTCATCGAGGACTGCGGCCACGCCGTGACCGCCGAGCGCCCGGAGGCCGCCGCCGCGGCGGTCCTCGCCTTCACCGCCTGA
- a CDS encoding SDR family NAD(P)-dependent oxidoreductase, translating to MTADADRPRVALVTGGGRGIGRAVAQTLAADGVHVAIAGRGREALDDAVARIRSAGGTATAHGCDVAHEGDVQQLFADVLATHGRLDILVNNAAIEGPTTPLETIATSDWDHVIAVNVRGAFLATRHAAAHMTARGSGHIVFLSALGGGLRAYPLRLPYAVSKAAVLALMRTTATELRPRGVHVNAVTPGPVEGERLDRVFARRAKQLDTTPAVVAQQLADRAPAGGFPDEAAVARLVALLCTPAFDYVVGQSLNVTGGIELA from the coding sequence GTGACCGCCGACGCGGACCGCCCGCGCGTCGCGCTCGTGACCGGCGGCGGTCGCGGCATCGGGCGCGCGGTCGCCCAGACGCTCGCCGCCGACGGCGTCCACGTGGCGATCGCCGGTCGCGGCCGGGAGGCGCTGGACGACGCCGTCGCCAGGATCCGCTCAGCCGGCGGCACGGCGACCGCGCACGGGTGCGACGTCGCCCACGAGGGCGACGTGCAGCAGCTCTTCGCCGACGTGCTGGCGACGCACGGGCGCCTCGACATCCTCGTCAACAACGCCGCGATCGAGGGGCCGACGACGCCGCTGGAGACGATCGCGACCAGCGACTGGGACCACGTCATCGCGGTCAACGTCCGCGGCGCCTTCCTCGCCACCCGTCACGCCGCGGCGCACATGACCGCCCGCGGCTCCGGCCACATCGTCTTCCTCTCGGCGCTCGGCGGCGGGCTGCGCGCCTATCCGCTCCGGCTGCCTTACGCGGTGTCCAAGGCGGCGGTCCTCGCGCTCATGCGCACGACGGCCACCGAGCTGCGTCCGCGGGGCGTGCACGTCAACGCCGTGACGCCCGGGCCGGTCGAGGGCGAACGCCTGGACCGCGTCTTCGCGCGCCGGGCCAAGCAGCTGGACACCACGCCCGCCGTCGTCGCCCAGCAGCTCGCCGACCGCGCGCCCGCGGGCGGCTTCCCCGACGAGGCCGCGGTCGCGCGACTCGTCGCGCTGCTGTGCACGCCGGCGTTCGACTACGTCGTCGGCCAGTCGCTGAACGTCACCGGCGGGATCGAGCTGGCCTGA
- a CDS encoding ABC transporter substrate-binding protein: MRSPRTRAGGLVAVAALALACAGCGGGGDAAGTGAAATPSQTDAKASACVPSGHGPATGKPIPVGAIVEKTGGPGVPQATAAAAAYYDCVNANGGIHGRPIKFLQFDSAYNPQKAGQGADHLIDDEGVVAFAGTSSFLDCLVNGSTYRSKGIYSLAGVAGPPECNNNTNIAAVDNGLADWVGAVQYAVEAQGAKRIALVVAKAGTIGDAIVAADTAYAKAHGAEIVKVDKIDNGLKDATSVVLDVASAHPDAVVVNTLQQDAIAILKAAQSQGLTQSPKWVCLSLCYSDNLPKVLGSGWKGLPIQTPFQPVDAQTPDNLLYRQVMAKYAPSAPLDPFSQGGFLAARIFTQALLGIDGPITRASAGKALKDVSGFRSDELCGPWHFGAGAITSQRVVKMTEDGFELASDCKPVPGAS, encoded by the coding sequence ATGCGCTCTCCCCGCACGCGCGCCGGCGGCCTGGTCGCCGTCGCCGCCCTCGCCCTGGCCTGTGCCGGATGCGGGGGCGGCGGCGACGCGGCCGGCACCGGCGCCGCCGCCACGCCGTCCCAGACCGACGCGAAGGCCAGCGCCTGCGTCCCGAGCGGGCACGGGCCCGCCACCGGCAAGCCGATCCCGGTCGGCGCCATCGTCGAGAAGACCGGCGGCCCGGGCGTCCCCCAGGCCACCGCGGCCGCCGCGGCCTACTACGACTGCGTCAACGCCAACGGCGGCATCCACGGCCGGCCGATCAAGTTCCTGCAGTTCGACTCGGCCTACAACCCGCAGAAGGCGGGCCAGGGCGCCGACCACCTCATCGACGACGAGGGCGTCGTCGCGTTCGCCGGCACCTCCAGCTTCCTCGACTGCCTCGTCAACGGCAGCACGTACCGCAGCAAGGGCATCTACTCGCTGGCGGGCGTCGCCGGGCCGCCCGAGTGCAACAACAACACCAACATCGCCGCGGTCGACAACGGCCTGGCCGACTGGGTCGGCGCCGTGCAGTACGCGGTCGAGGCCCAGGGCGCCAAGCGCATCGCGCTCGTGGTGGCCAAGGCCGGGACCATCGGCGACGCGATCGTCGCCGCCGACACCGCCTACGCCAAGGCGCACGGCGCGGAGATCGTGAAGGTCGACAAGATCGACAACGGCCTCAAGGACGCGACCTCGGTCGTGCTCGACGTCGCCTCCGCCCACCCCGACGCCGTGGTCGTCAACACGCTCCAGCAGGACGCGATCGCGATCCTCAAGGCCGCGCAGTCCCAGGGCCTGACGCAGTCTCCGAAGTGGGTGTGCCTCTCGCTCTGCTACAGCGACAACCTGCCCAAGGTGCTGGGCAGCGGGTGGAAGGGCCTGCCGATCCAGACGCCGTTCCAGCCGGTCGACGCCCAGACGCCCGACAACCTGCTCTACCGGCAGGTCATGGCCAAGTACGCGCCGTCGGCGCCGCTCGACCCGTTCTCGCAGGGCGGGTTCCTCGCCGCGCGGATCTTCACGCAGGCGCTGCTGGGGATCGACGGGCCGATCACGCGGGCCTCGGCCGGCAAGGCGCTGAAGGACGTCAGCGGCTTCCGCAGCGACGAGCTGTGCGGGCCGTGGCACTTCGGCGCCGGCGCGATCACCTCGCAGCGCGTGGTCAAGATGACCGAGGACGGCTTCGAGCTGGCCTCGGACTGCAAGCCCGTGCCGGGAGCGTCGTGA